The Sporocytophaga myxococcoides genome contains a region encoding:
- a CDS encoding CapA family protein, with protein sequence MKNSCTIRLMGDVMIGRTVNLKISESGYEYPWGDVLPLLQGEGINIINLETAITTSSQPVPKVFNFKADPDKINTLKAANIRIVNLANNHIGDFGTEGLKETISILDHHSIAHSGAGINIIEAKRPVIIEENNITIGIIGCTDNEPSWRANTHPGTFFITIDDTEELESEVLKLRSKVDVLIVSIHWGPNMEMEPNKKQIQFAHGLIDLGVDIIHGHSAHIFQGIEIYKGKLILYDTGDFIDDYVVNDLLRNDRSFLFECTIKDKQISAFKLIPVIIQNLQVSLATGHDKEYAIARMQFLSSAFGTRITNEGIVAL encoded by the coding sequence ATGAAAAACTCTTGTACCATCAGGTTAATGGGCGATGTGATGATTGGAAGAACTGTTAATCTTAAGATTTCAGAATCTGGATATGAATATCCTTGGGGTGATGTTTTGCCTTTGCTTCAGGGGGAAGGAATAAATATCATAAACCTTGAAACAGCCATTACTACTTCCTCGCAACCTGTCCCTAAAGTATTCAACTTCAAAGCTGATCCGGATAAAATCAATACCCTTAAAGCAGCCAATATCCGCATTGTTAATCTTGCCAATAATCATATAGGAGATTTTGGCACAGAGGGATTAAAAGAAACCATAAGTATTCTTGATCATCATTCCATTGCGCATTCAGGGGCTGGTATAAATATCATTGAAGCCAAAAGACCTGTAATTATTGAAGAGAACAATATCACTATAGGTATCATTGGTTGTACAGATAATGAACCATCATGGAGAGCGAACACTCATCCCGGTACATTTTTTATTACTATCGATGATACCGAAGAACTGGAATCTGAAGTGTTGAAATTAAGAAGTAAAGTTGATGTGTTGATTGTATCTATTCATTGGGGACCAAATATGGAAATGGAGCCAAATAAAAAACAGATCCAGTTTGCTCACGGACTTATTGACCTCGGTGTAGACATCATACATGGACATAGTGCACACATCTTCCAGGGAATTGAAATATACAAAGGCAAGTTAATACTATACGATACAGGAGATTTTATTGATGATTATGTTGTAAATGATTTGCTAAGGAATGACAGGTCATTTTTATTTGAATGCACCATAAAGGATAAGCAGATAAGTGCATTTAAACTAATACCTGTTATCATTCAAAACCTGCAGGTATCCTTGGCTACAGGACATGATAAAGAATATGCAATAGCCCGCATGCAATTTCTTTCATCTGCATTTGGAACCAGAATAACTAATGAAGGAATAGTGGCACTATGA